One Pseudomonas abieticivorans genomic region harbors:
- the ccoO gene encoding cytochrome-c oxidase, cbb3-type subunit II yields MKHEVLEKNIGLLALFMVIAVAIGGLTQIVPLFFQDVTNKPVEGMKPRPALELEGRDVFIANGCVGCHSQMIRPFRAETERYGHYSVAGESVWDHPFLWGSKRTGPDLARVGGRYSDDWHRAHLYNPRNVVPESVMPAYPFLVEHKLDGKETGKKMEVLRTLGVPYTDEDIAGAQAAVKGKTEMDALVAYLQGLGTIIKSKR; encoded by the coding sequence ATGAAACACGAAGTACTCGAGAAGAATATCGGCCTGCTGGCCTTGTTCATGGTCATCGCCGTGGCCATCGGTGGCTTGACCCAGATCGTCCCGTTGTTTTTCCAGGACGTGACCAACAAGCCCGTCGAAGGCATGAAGCCACGCCCGGCTCTGGAACTGGAAGGCCGCGACGTGTTCATCGCCAACGGCTGCGTGGGTTGCCACTCGCAGATGATCCGACCGTTCCGCGCCGAAACCGAGCGCTACGGGCACTACTCGGTGGCCGGCGAAAGCGTGTGGGACCACCCGTTCCTGTGGGGTTCCAAGCGCACCGGGCCGGACTTGGCCCGCGTGGGCGGGCGTTACTCCGATGACTGGCACCGCGCGCACCTGTACAACCCGCGCAACGTGGTGCCCGAGTCGGTAATGCCGGCCTACCCCTTCCTGGTCGAGCACAAGCTGGACGGCAAGGAAACCGGCAAGAAGATGGAAGTATTGCGCACACTCGGCGTGCCCTACACCGACGAAGACATCGCCGGTGCCCAGGCTGCCGTGAAGGGCAAGACT